In Opitutaceae bacterium TAV5, one genomic interval encodes:
- a CDS encoding GntR family transcriptional regulator, with protein MPATTATPATRPASGQTTKLKAIYQLLEDRITSGVWPVGTQVPTEMELAEEFECGRSTVSKALAWLAHDGWVERKTRAGTRVLRATPGKTDAPAPLNLDACAFIYPSEQHEGVRRIMTGFQIAAHRAHRQTVMLSTGTDFRREAEAVGRLAEFDVKGAVLLPVVLNPKDYVYYAQMLLACRFPVVLVTLGMTAMRRPSVVLDGFHAGHTVTRHLLDQGLRNIGFIANQAWIPVAQNKHTGYSRAMEEAGLTDIASALAHRDAEMQPSFEDPLAEPERMGRLYLQRHPEVEAVVCASDFLALGMLRAARALGRHVPRDLKVVGIDDYAPAAVATPPLTTYHVPYERMGEHAFELLDNLLGDTPVPPLDVPLRGELVVRASSG; from the coding sequence ATGCCCGCCACCACTGCCACACCCGCCACCCGCCCTGCCTCCGGCCAGACCACCAAGCTCAAGGCCATCTATCAGCTCCTTGAAGACCGCATCACCAGCGGCGTCTGGCCCGTTGGCACACAAGTTCCCACCGAAATGGAACTCGCTGAAGAATTCGAATGCGGCCGTTCCACTGTCAGCAAGGCCCTTGCCTGGCTCGCACACGACGGCTGGGTCGAACGCAAAACGCGCGCCGGCACCCGCGTCCTCCGCGCCACTCCCGGCAAGACCGACGCCCCCGCCCCCCTCAATCTTGACGCCTGCGCCTTCATCTACCCCAGCGAGCAGCACGAAGGCGTTCGTCGCATCATGACCGGTTTCCAGATCGCGGCCCATCGCGCACACCGCCAGACCGTCATGCTTTCCACCGGCACCGATTTTCGCCGTGAAGCCGAGGCCGTCGGCCGCCTCGCCGAATTCGACGTCAAGGGCGCGGTTCTCCTCCCCGTTGTCCTCAACCCCAAGGACTATGTCTATTACGCCCAGATGCTCCTCGCCTGCCGTTTCCCCGTCGTGCTCGTCACGCTCGGCATGACTGCCATGCGCCGCCCTTCTGTCGTTCTCGACGGCTTCCATGCCGGCCACACCGTCACCCGCCATCTTCTCGACCAGGGACTGCGCAACATCGGCTTCATCGCCAACCAGGCCTGGATTCCCGTCGCCCAGAACAAACACACCGGCTACTCGCGCGCCATGGAAGAAGCCGGCCTCACCGACATCGCCTCTGCTCTCGCCCACCGGGATGCCGAGATGCAGCCCAGCTTCGAAGACCCGCTTGCGGAGCCCGAACGGATGGGACGGCTCTACCTGCAACGCCACCCCGAAGTCGAGGCCGTGGTCTGCGCCAGCGACTTTCTGGCGCTCGGGATGCTCCGCGCCGCACGCGCCCTCGGACGCCACGTCCCCCGCGATCTCAAAGTCGTCGGCATCGACGATTACGCTCCGGCTGCCGTCGCCACCCCTCCTCTCACCACCTATCACGTTCCCTACGAACGCATGGGCGAACACGCTTTCGAGCTTCTCGACAACCTCCTCGGGGACACTCCTGTGCCACCCCTCGATGTTCCACTCCGCGGAGAACTCGTCGTGCGTGCCAGCTCCGGCTGA